From the genome of Flavobacterium ovatum, one region includes:
- a CDS encoding DNA-deoxyinosine glycosylase, with the protein MITTKSSFAPISNPDIEILILGSLPGDKSIEVNEYYGHPQNRFWKIIAAISNNELPQNYKDKVALLQKLKIGVWDVAQKALRSGSLDSAIKSEEPNDIETFISNHPKLKIIAFNGKTAEALFNKYFDKKSNIKYVSLPSTSPANARFDFDTLRESWQQLLN; encoded by the coding sequence ATGATAACTACCAAATCATCCTTTGCACCAATCTCAAATCCGGATATAGAAATTTTAATTCTAGGTTCTTTACCGGGAGACAAATCCATTGAAGTCAACGAATATTATGGTCACCCGCAAAATCGCTTTTGGAAAATAATTGCTGCAATTTCTAATAATGAACTACCGCAAAACTATAAGGATAAAGTAGCCCTTTTGCAGAAACTCAAAATTGGCGTTTGGGATGTGGCTCAAAAAGCCCTTAGAAGCGGAAGCCTTGACAGCGCCATAAAATCTGAAGAACCCAACGATATTGAAACCTTTATATCCAACCATCCCAAGTTAAAAATTATCGCTTTCAACGGAAAAACGGCTGAAGCGCTCTTCAACAAGTATTTCGATAAAAAAAGTAACATCAAATACGTTTCGCTACCCAGCACCAGTCCTGCCAACGCTCGTTTCGACTTTGACACATTACGAGAATCATGGCAACAACTCTTAAATTAA
- a CDS encoding 3-hydroxyacyl-CoA dehydrogenase/enoyl-CoA hydratase family protein produces the protein MKRTIKKVAVIGSGIMGSGIACHFANIGIEVLLLDILPRELTESETKKGLTLESQSVRNRVVNEHLANALKSKPSPIYSSKFASRITTGNTTDDMAKIAKVDWIIEVVVERLDIKKLVFEQIEKFRKPGTLVTSNTSGIPIHFMSEGRSDDFQKHFCGTHFFNPARYLKLFEIIPGPLTSPEVLDFLTIYGEKFLGKTSVLAKDTPAFIGNRIGIFGIQSLFHLVKEMDLTVEEIDKLTGPVIGRPKSATFRTVDVVGLDTLVHVANGIYENCPDDEQHALFQLPDFINTMMEKKWLGSKTGQGFYKKEGKEILTLDLNTLEYRAAKRASFATLELTKTIDKPINRFKVLVKGTDKAGTFYRKSFAGLFAYVSNRVPEISNELFKIDDAMKAGFGWENGPFEIWDTIGVEKGIEMMKAEGLEPAAWVTDMIASGNTSFYTIKEGATYFYNLPTKKQEKVPGQDAFIILNNIRESKKVWSNSGAIIQDLGDGILNIEFQSKMNTIGGDVLQAINKGIDLAEKEYSGLVIGNQAANFSVGANIGMIFMMAVEQEYEELNMAIKTFQDTMMRVRYSSIPVVVAPHGMTFGGGCEMSLHADKVVAAAETYMGLVEFGVGVLPGGGGSKEMALRASDLFHKNDVELNVLQEYFLTIAMAKVSTSGYEAFDTGLLQKGKDSIVVNKDRQIAEAKKHALIMAEAGYTQPIRRTDVKVLGKQALGMFLVGTDQMAAGSYISEHDKKIANKLAYVMAGGDLSEATMVSEQYLLDLEREAFLSLCTERKTLERIQHMLKTGKPLRN, from the coding sequence ATGAAACGCACAATTAAAAAAGTTGCAGTAATAGGATCAGGAATTATGGGTTCTGGCATTGCCTGTCATTTTGCCAACATTGGTATCGAAGTCTTACTTCTGGACATCCTTCCTAGAGAACTTACTGAAAGTGAAACAAAAAAAGGACTAACATTAGAGTCGCAATCAGTACGCAATCGCGTGGTCAATGAACATTTGGCAAACGCATTGAAATCTAAACCGTCTCCTATTTATAGTTCAAAATTTGCAAGTCGCATTACCACTGGAAATACCACCGACGATATGGCTAAAATTGCCAAAGTCGACTGGATTATTGAAGTGGTGGTTGAACGATTGGACATCAAGAAATTAGTTTTTGAACAAATTGAAAAATTTAGAAAACCTGGAACTTTGGTAACATCCAATACGTCTGGGATTCCGATTCACTTTATGAGTGAAGGACGTTCAGACGATTTTCAAAAGCATTTCTGTGGAACTCACTTTTTTAACCCAGCGCGTTATTTAAAGTTATTCGAAATCATTCCTGGACCGCTAACGTCTCCAGAAGTTTTGGACTTCCTTACTATATATGGAGAGAAATTCTTGGGAAAAACTTCGGTTTTGGCTAAAGACACTCCTGCTTTTATTGGAAACCGAATTGGAATATTCGGAATTCAGAGTTTATTCCATTTGGTAAAAGAAATGGATTTGACGGTAGAAGAAATTGATAAACTAACAGGTCCTGTGATTGGTCGTCCTAAGTCGGCTACTTTTAGAACCGTAGATGTTGTTGGACTAGATACTTTGGTACACGTTGCCAACGGAATCTACGAAAACTGCCCTGATGACGAGCAACACGCTTTGTTTCAACTGCCAGATTTCATCAATACCATGATGGAAAAAAAATGGTTGGGAAGCAAAACAGGACAAGGATTTTACAAAAAAGAAGGGAAAGAGATTTTAACACTTGACCTTAACACTTTAGAATACAGAGCTGCCAAAAGAGCTTCTTTTGCGACACTCGAATTGACAAAAACAATTGACAAACCTATAAATCGCTTCAAAGTACTTGTAAAAGGTACAGACAAAGCAGGAACTTTTTACCGCAAAAGTTTTGCGGGCCTTTTTGCCTATGTTTCTAATCGTGTCCCGGAAATTTCAAACGAACTATTTAAAATCGACGATGCTATGAAGGCTGGTTTCGGTTGGGAAAATGGTCCTTTTGAGATTTGGGACACCATTGGAGTAGAAAAAGGAATCGAAATGATGAAAGCCGAAGGTCTTGAACCTGCAGCTTGGGTTACAGATATGATTGCATCTGGAAACACAAGTTTTTATACTATTAAAGAAGGAGCCACTTATTTTTACAACCTTCCGACTAAAAAACAAGAAAAAGTACCTGGACAAGATGCATTTATCATCCTGAATAACATTCGCGAAAGCAAAAAAGTTTGGAGCAATAGCGGTGCCATCATCCAAGATTTGGGTGACGGAATCTTAAATATTGAGTTCCAATCGAAAATGAATACCATTGGCGGTGATGTTTTACAAGCCATCAATAAAGGAATTGACCTTGCCGAAAAAGAATATTCTGGCTTAGTTATCGGAAACCAAGCCGCTAATTTCTCTGTAGGTGCGAATATCGGAATGATATTTATGATGGCAGTTGAACAAGAATACGAAGAATTGAATATGGCAATCAAAACGTTCCAAGATACGATGATGCGAGTGCGTTATTCTAGTATTCCTGTTGTAGTAGCACCACACGGAATGACGTTTGGTGGTGGATGCGAAATGAGTTTACACGCTGACAAGGTGGTAGCGGCAGCTGAAACCTATATGGGATTGGTTGAATTTGGTGTTGGAGTCCTTCCTGGTGGAGGTGGTTCGAAAGAAATGGCGTTGCGAGCATCTGATTTATTTCATAAAAATGATGTGGAGTTGAATGTATTGCAAGAATATTTCTTGACGATTGCTATGGCAAAAGTTTCGACTTCTGGATATGAAGCTTTTGATACTGGATTGCTGCAAAAAGGAAAAGATAGTATTGTAGTTAACAAAGACCGTCAAATTGCAGAAGCTAAAAAACACGCCTTAATCATGGCGGAAGCAGGTTACACACAACCGATTCGCCGTACAGATGTAAAAGTTTTAGGTAAACAAGCTTTAGGAATGTTCTTAGTTGGAACAGACCAAATGGCAGCCGGAAGTTACATCTCTGAACACGATAAAAAAATTGCTAATAAACTTGCCTATGTTATGGCGGGTGGTGATTTATCTGAAGCTACAATGGTATCCGAACAATATCTTTTGGATTTAGAAAGAGAAGCGTTCCTTTCCCTATGTACCGAAAGAAAAACATTGGAACGTATACAGCATATGTTGAAAACAGGGAAACCGTTGCGTAATTAA
- a CDS encoding MarR family transcriptional regulator, with the protein MKDKTIDYILRATWQAISRMYNEEALKYGGTMATGFALLSMDKEKGTPSTSLGPKMGMEATSLTRTLKSMQEKGLIERKKNPDDGRGVLIFLTEDGKEKRAISRENVMKFNDTIRQHIPAEKLQHFIEVAETINELIQNKTIFNQTEKTENETHN; encoded by the coding sequence ATGAAAGATAAAACGATAGATTATATCCTTAGAGCCACCTGGCAGGCCATTTCTAGAATGTACAATGAAGAGGCTTTAAAGTATGGTGGCACCATGGCAACAGGGTTTGCCTTGTTAAGCATGGATAAAGAAAAAGGAACTCCCTCAACTTCCTTGGGGCCTAAAATGGGTATGGAAGCAACAAGCTTAACCCGAACGCTAAAATCCATGCAAGAAAAAGGACTCATCGAGCGAAAAAAAAATCCTGATGATGGTCGTGGCGTACTGATTTTTCTAACCGAAGATGGAAAAGAAAAAAGAGCTATTTCAAGGGAAAACGTAATGAAATTTAACGATACAATAAGACAACATATTCCAGCAGAAAAACTTCAACATTTTATTGAAGTGGCGGAAACTATCAACGAATTAATTCAAAATAAAACTATTTTTAATCAAACCGAAAAAACTGAAAATGAAACGCACAATTAA
- a CDS encoding alpha/beta hydrolase encodes MIQNKNFILQGASNQKFAIDIRYSDSNNSKGTIIFCHGFKGFKDWGCWQMIANYFVENGFAFLKLNFSHNGMGLDDSVEFTALDKFSTNTLNKEMEDIQSVEQFLLNEIPTILPIINTDKILIIGHSKGGVSALLYCTHYQTKIEKIATWASPFDFHRSWNSKFIDKWRTDGVQYIKNARTNQMMPLNLEVLEDMEANNEKYSLVNAGQKLQIPYLIIQGTNDAAVKMEEFNLLKKYFTKAKNHIITDANHVFGGSHPYLGAELPEHTKELVQVTKEFFL; translated from the coding sequence ATGATACAAAATAAAAATTTCATATTACAAGGTGCTTCCAATCAAAAATTTGCTATTGATATCCGTTATTCTGACTCGAATAATTCGAAGGGAACCATTATCTTTTGTCATGGTTTTAAAGGTTTTAAAGACTGGGGATGTTGGCAAATGATAGCTAATTATTTTGTCGAAAATGGTTTTGCGTTCTTGAAACTTAATTTTTCACATAACGGAATGGGATTGGACGATTCCGTTGAATTTACGGCTTTAGATAAATTTTCGACCAACACTTTGAACAAGGAAATGGAAGATATTCAGAGTGTGGAACAATTTTTATTGAATGAAATTCCTACTATTTTACCAATAATCAACACGGATAAAATTTTAATCATAGGTCATAGCAAAGGAGGTGTTTCTGCTTTATTGTATTGTACTCATTATCAAACTAAAATTGAAAAAATAGCTACTTGGGCGAGCCCGTTTGATTTTCATCGCAGTTGGAATTCAAAATTTATTGATAAATGGAGAACTGATGGGGTTCAGTATATTAAAAATGCGAGAACTAATCAGATGATGCCTTTGAACTTGGAAGTTTTGGAGGATATGGAAGCTAATAATGAAAAATACAGTCTGGTTAATGCAGGTCAGAAACTCCAAATTCCGTATTTGATCATTCAAGGAACAAATGATGCAGCGGTAAAAATGGAGGAATTCAATTTGTTAAAGAAATATTTTACCAAAGCCAAAAATCATATTATAACTGATGCTAATCATGTTTTTGGAGGTTCGCATCCTTATTTGGGAGCAGAATTACCAGAACACACTAAAGAGTTAGTGCAAGTGACTAAAGAGTTTTTCTTGTAG
- a CDS encoding acetyl-CoA C-acyltransferase: MKTAYIVKAYRTAVGKAPKGVFRFKRPDELAAETIEYMMNELPDFDKTRIDDVMVGNAMPEAEQGLNVARLISLMALKIEDVPGVTVNRYCASGIETIGMATAKIQSGMADCIIAGGAESMSYIPMGGYKPTPDYAVAKAGNEDYYWGMGLTAEAVAKQFNVSREDQDLFAFNSHQKALKAQAEGKFDKQIVPITVDETFINGNGKKETRSYTVTKDEGPRADTSVEALARLRPVFAADGSVTAGTSSQMSDGAAFVLIMSEEMVKELNLEPIARLVSYASAGVEPKIMGIGPVKAIPKALKQAGLQQKDIDLIELNEAFASQSLAVIRELGLNPDIVNVNGGAIALGHPLGCTGAKLSVQLFDEMKRRGNKYGMVTMCVGTGQGAAGIYELL, from the coding sequence ATGAAAACAGCCTATATAGTAAAAGCATACAGAACCGCAGTGGGGAAAGCTCCAAAGGGCGTGTTCCGATTTAAAAGACCAGATGAGCTGGCAGCAGAAACCATCGAGTACATGATGAATGAGTTGCCTGATTTTGACAAAACTCGTATTGACGATGTCATGGTAGGAAATGCCATGCCTGAAGCAGAACAAGGATTGAATGTTGCACGTTTAATTTCGTTAATGGCATTGAAAATTGAGGATGTTCCTGGTGTAACCGTAAACAGATATTGCGCCTCTGGAATTGAAACTATCGGAATGGCGACTGCCAAAATCCAATCGGGAATGGCAGATTGCATAATTGCAGGTGGTGCCGAAAGCATGAGTTACATTCCAATGGGAGGTTACAAACCAACTCCAGATTACGCAGTTGCCAAAGCAGGAAACGAAGATTACTACTGGGGAATGGGATTAACAGCCGAAGCGGTAGCCAAACAATTCAATGTATCACGAGAAGACCAAGATTTATTTGCCTTTAATTCCCACCAAAAAGCTCTAAAAGCACAGGCTGAGGGAAAATTTGACAAACAGATCGTTCCTATTACTGTTGATGAAACGTTTATTAATGGGAATGGAAAAAAAGAAACTAGATCTTATACTGTTACTAAAGACGAAGGACCAAGAGCCGATACTTCGGTTGAAGCACTAGCAAGATTAAGACCTGTTTTTGCTGCTGATGGTAGCGTAACCGCAGGAACCTCATCACAAATGAGTGATGGTGCCGCTTTTGTCTTAATCATGAGCGAAGAAATGGTCAAAGAATTAAATCTTGAACCGATAGCTCGATTAGTAAGCTATGCCTCGGCAGGTGTAGAACCTAAAATCATGGGAATCGGACCTGTAAAAGCGATTCCAAAAGCCTTGAAGCAAGCTGGATTACAACAGAAAGATATTGATTTAATTGAACTAAACGAAGCATTTGCTTCACAGTCATTGGCCGTAATTCGCGAATTAGGATTGAATCCAGACATCGTCAATGTCAACGGAGGTGCGATTGCGCTTGGACATCCACTTGGTTGTACAGGAGCTAAACTTTCTGTTCAATTGTTTGACGAAATGAAACGCCGTGGTAACAAGTACGGAATGGTAACCATGTGCGTAGGAACAGGACAAGGAGCTGCAGGGATTTATGAGTTGTTGTAG
- a CDS encoding long-chain fatty acid--CoA ligase, translating into MTTITRLFDFPYYQQDKFKNIPDALVSKQNGTWVKTSTQEYIAQANAISRALLRMGIQKDDKIAVISSSNRTEWNIMDIGILQTGAQNVPVYPTISAEDYEYILNHSGASYCFISDAELFDKLDKIKGNVPLLKDIYSFETIPNCKNWNELLDLGADTSNQDEVEARKNNVKADDLATIIYTSGTTGRPKGVMLSHNNIVSNVLDSAPRIPFAEGKSRSLSFLPVCHIFERMLLYLYQYYGVSIYFGESIEKISDNIKEVQPTVMTVVPRLVEKVYDKIYAKGNDLTGIKRKLFFWANDLGLRYEPYGANGWWYEFQLKIAQKLIFSKWKEGLGGKIELMVSGSAALQPRLSRVFAAAQIPIMEGYGLSETSPVISVNDTRNKGFKVGTVGKPIRNVEIKIAADGEILCKGPNVMLGYYKDDAKTAEVIENGYFHTGDIGEIDTEGFLKITDRKKEMFKTSGGKYIAPQILENAMKQSRFIDQIMVIGDGQKMPAAFIQPNFEFVKEWAVIHKIDIGSTNESLVSNPKVIERIQEEINEINSKFGHWEQIKRFELTPEIWSADSGHLTPTMKLKRKVVMEKHKDLFDKIYK; encoded by the coding sequence ATGACAACCATAACCAGACTTTTCGACTTTCCCTATTACCAACAAGATAAGTTCAAAAACATTCCAGACGCACTTGTTAGCAAACAGAATGGAACTTGGGTCAAAACCTCAACTCAGGAATACATAGCGCAAGCCAATGCTATTTCGAGGGCTTTGTTGCGCATGGGAATTCAAAAAGACGATAAAATTGCTGTGATCTCTTCTAGCAATAGAACAGAATGGAATATAATGGATATTGGAATTCTACAAACTGGAGCCCAAAATGTTCCTGTCTATCCTACTATTTCGGCAGAAGATTATGAATATATTTTAAATCATTCTGGAGCTAGTTATTGTTTCATTTCGGATGCAGAATTATTTGATAAACTAGATAAAATTAAAGGAAATGTTCCATTATTAAAAGATATCTATTCTTTTGAGACTATTCCGAATTGTAAAAACTGGAATGAACTCTTGGATTTAGGCGCAGACACCAGCAACCAAGACGAAGTAGAAGCAAGGAAAAACAATGTCAAAGCAGATGATTTGGCTACTATTATTTATACATCGGGAACTACTGGAAGGCCAAAAGGCGTGATGTTGTCTCATAACAATATTGTTTCGAATGTATTAGATAGCGCTCCTAGAATTCCTTTTGCTGAAGGAAAAAGTCGTTCTTTAAGCTTCTTGCCTGTTTGTCATATTTTTGAGCGAATGCTACTGTACCTATACCAATATTATGGTGTATCAATCTATTTTGGAGAATCTATTGAAAAAATAAGCGATAACATAAAGGAAGTTCAACCAACTGTTATGACCGTTGTTCCAAGACTTGTGGAAAAAGTATATGATAAAATATATGCCAAAGGAAACGATCTTACTGGTATCAAACGAAAATTATTTTTTTGGGCCAATGACTTAGGGTTACGTTATGAACCTTATGGAGCCAACGGATGGTGGTATGAATTTCAACTTAAAATTGCACAGAAACTTATTTTCAGCAAATGGAAAGAAGGATTAGGAGGCAAAATTGAATTAATGGTTTCTGGTAGTGCGGCTTTACAACCAAGACTATCCCGTGTTTTTGCAGCTGCCCAAATTCCGATAATGGAAGGCTACGGATTATCCGAGACTTCGCCTGTGATTTCGGTAAACGATACGAGAAACAAAGGTTTTAAAGTAGGAACTGTAGGGAAACCTATTCGAAACGTAGAAATAAAAATCGCAGCCGATGGCGAAATTCTTTGCAAAGGTCCAAACGTTATGTTGGGCTATTACAAAGACGATGCAAAAACTGCCGAAGTTATTGAGAATGGTTATTTCCATACGGGCGATATCGGTGAAATTGACACCGAAGGCTTTCTTAAAATTACCGATCGTAAAAAAGAGATGTTCAAAACCTCAGGGGGGAAATACATTGCTCCTCAAATCCTTGAAAATGCGATGAAACAATCTCGTTTCATTGACCAAATTATGGTGATAGGTGACGGACAAAAAATGCCAGCTGCTTTTATTCAGCCTAATTTTGAATTTGTAAAAGAATGGGCAGTTATTCATAAAATTGATATTGGATCAACTAATGAATCTCTTGTTAGTAACCCAAAAGTGATAGAACGCATTCAAGAAGAAATCAACGAAATCAATTCCAAATTTGGACATTGGGAACAAATCAAACGTTTTGAATTGACACCTGAAATTTGGTCTGCAGATAGCGGACACCTTACTCCTACTATGAAACTTAAACGTAAAGTTGTAATGGAGAAGCACAAGGATTTATTTGATAAAATTTATAAATGA